TTTCGATCACTAATCCTACTCACTTTTTTAGCCCTACCTTTCTTAGTTCTCGGAAATCAAAGGATCATAGACGGTAACACAGTGAACATTAAGGATGCCCCGTGGTATGCCTCGATTCTGGTCAGATCCTATCTGAAATGCAGTGGAGTCCTTGTTTCAAACAACTATATCCTGACAGCGGCCAAGTGTGTGGATGGTAATAAAGTGAAAAACATTAAAGTTAGATTGGGTACCAGCAGCTGTAGATCTGGTGGATCGCAGCTAGGAATCTGTAGTGTGAAAATCCACAGCCAGTACTCCAGTTGGCGCTTCGACAATAATCTGGCGTTATTAAAAACCTGCGAGCAACTTAATGCCACAGATGCAATAAAACCCATCGAGAGGATCGACAAGTTGCCAGATGATAATTCCCGAGCCAATATAACCGGTTGTGGTGCCAGATCGGGAAGTTGGTTTGATGTGATTCAAGAGAAGAAGTCTGCGGGCATTTTCGATGGCCTTGTGAACCTATTATCCAATTTGCCTGCCCAATTGCACGGCACCGAAGTGAAAATCCTAAGCGAAAAGCAGTGCGCCGCAGACTGGACCTTTCCATTTCTTCTTCACGATGGAATCTCTGAGCTGACCATCTGTACCAAGTCTTCCCGCACGGGAGCCTGTTCCTTTGATATGGGGGCTCCCTTGGTCGTCGACAATAAGCTGGTGGGCATCCTTTCCAGGGCAGGCTGTTCCATCAAGCCAGATGTCTTTTCGAATGTCCTTAAGCACACGGATTGGCTGGATAGCAACATTAAGctgtaatattaaatatttaaaatgaaaaaacacGTTTGATTTAAAACATAATTACCATACCATATATAATTACATGAATTTCTTAGAGCACAAAATAAAGAAGAACATTGCGCAACCGTTGAATATAGGTGGGGAAAATTAGAAATCAATTCCGAATGTCACCCGTGAAAGATCATATATATAGGAGTGATCAAGAAGTACCGGATTTATTGATGAAAAATGCTACAATCAGCTGGAATACTTCTTCTAACATTCCTATCCTGGTCGACTGCTGAAGTGGCTAAGAATGGCAGTGGCAGGTGTTCCCCTCGTGGAAAAGCAGCGAGGGTCGAGGAAGTGCCATGGATAGCTTCGATTCAGTCTAATAATACGCAATTGTGCAGCGGGGCAATCATCAATCCAAAATTCGTACTAATCACCGCGAATTGCCTGACAAACGTCAACATAACTACTGTCAAGGTGCTCGTTGGCAATCCCGATCGAGA
The sequence above is drawn from the Drosophila subpulchrella strain 33 F10 #4 breed RU33 unplaced genomic scaffold, RU_Dsub_v1.1 Primary Assembly Seq409, whole genome shotgun sequence genome and encodes:
- the LOC119562259 gene encoding trypsin delta-like yields the protein MFRSLILLTFLALPFLVLGNQRIIDGNTVNIKDAPWYASILVRSYLKCSGVLVSNNYILTAAKCVDGNKVKNIKVRLGTSSCRSGGSQLGICSVKIHSQYSSWRFDNNLALLKTCEQLNATDAIKPIERIDKLPDDNSRANITGCGARSGSWFDVIQEKKSAGIFDGLVNLLSNLPAQLHGTEVKILSEKQCAADWTFPFLLHDGISELTICTKSSRTGACSFDMGAPLVVDNKLVGILSRAGCSIKPDVFSNVLKHTDWLDSNIKL